In Salarias fasciatus chromosome 9, fSalaFa1.1, whole genome shotgun sequence, the genomic stretch ATTGAGACAGAATCCTTTGAAGCCTGGTGATTGATCAACAATCAATACACAGCGGCTGAAGAGTTCCACTTCTCTCGCTCTGGGATCCTGCCAGACTTTTGTCTCCATTGTAACCACTGTAAGAGTCTAAAGACTGACATATTTTCCCTTTAATGAATCCCAGAAGCGTTCTATAATCCATGTATTGCTGGATTGATATTTCCCTGTGTCGTTAGGTCCGTTAAGTCCGGCTCACTAAACACGACCTTGGTCACCTGTCTGCTTGACAAAACCGTGGGAGTGTCAGTGACTGTTATTGGCATTCAGAGCGCTGCCAGACCTCTGCAAACAGAGAGGAGATGCTGAAcagaataacaacaaaaaaaacctaccTGATAGCAATACCGATCACCATCGACTGGGGCGTTCACATGCAGCACAGGTCCATTTCTACAGACTTCTCTTTGGCTACATACATGATTCAGATTATACATTTAGTGTAAACAAGGCATTAACCTAAATAATATTAAAGTTCATTACAGGACAATGTATTCTCATGAGCCGATTAATGCGTAATGGTGTTTCTAAGTTTGGTAAACGCTTCTGCCTTAAATATTTCATCTTGTTTAAAAGCGTTAGGCCCAAAGCCGTTCAGCGAGCTCCGTCAGAGGGAACACGTGAGGAGCACGTTGACCCGTCCACGACCTCTCCTGTTCTCCGCCTGCGTTCTCCAAGAAGACGTCACGGTGCAGTCCAGGAGACCAGACCGAGTCAGGCACGGCCGGTCTGTAGTGCGACTACGGAGGGTATATTATCAGATCATTTCCTCGTATTTTCCAGAAAGCAATTGACGAGCTCGACTGGCTGTTCGCAGCGTCAACAACACCAATTTCTTCTTTATTATGAAATGaattttataaatattacagagaaaaaccaaaaaagcaAAATGCGCTCCAGAAGCTTGTTAACAAAATGATCTGATACTGGTTATTTACAGTTCCCAGATATCAGAATGTATTTAGTTGAAGAGATATATTTACATCTATTCTTCTTATTACAATAGAGTTAATTAACTGTTACAAAAAACATGATGTTGGGGTTGAATATAGAGCTTTAGAACAGTGTAAACATCTGTAGAATCAGAGTTTTGCAACTGAGTTTAGTGGAATACTTCATGTTCTTTTTGAATTATGACTAATTTCTGTTATTATTGACTCTGACTGATAAAACAATAATGTCTGACTGAGTACTGgtacaaaacaaacatttcattatCTTCCTTAGcagaattgtgtgtttttaagccAAGATAACAAGTTTGGACCCACTTCAGAGTAAACATGTTGTCTATCTGCAGTGTTTTGGAGCAGAACAGTTCAAAGCATCACTTTCCTCTAATGGCTGCAGTCCTCGTGCGTCTTTTTTTAGGCCGTGCGTCTTGTTGCTTCCCTCTTGAAGTCATTAGGCTCGGGCAATTGCTGAAGAGCATTACAGTGAAGAGTGTCTACTTATAATGCGGTGCGAACGCTCCTAAAGCATACAGCTAAGTTCACATCACTGTTTAATTACAGAGACTAATTGCATAATCAGTGCGTGCAGCTGCAGACTTATTCCTCCCCGTCTGGCTTTCCTGTGCTTTCAGACGAGCAGGAAGACGCTCACACCCACACGCAgcacctctctctccctcccgcCCACGCAAACACTAAATATAAACATTCGGTTTATTACTATTAAAGGTGAGACGTATATAAAGGCAGCCACATCACAGCAGCTCGCTTTGATCCAGCGACACTGTGGAAAGCCGCAGTGGGACTCATTAAAAACAATAAGCATCTCTAACTCTGAGCCTCACTCCACAATGGAGActtcttcaacacacacacactgaaaaacatacAGAGAAttcaatgagagagagagagagaagcaccCGGGGACTGAGCTCTGACTCATTCACAAGTATTTTTAAGCATAAACGGCCTAATTCATAAAGAGGGGAAAACTCCCATGAAAGGATCAACCTGCTGTTGCGTCTTAACCTtgcagaaaataagaaaagtgTACGTTGATTAGAAGAGACAAAACACCTTCCTGTTATAAATATAGAGGATGTGATGCAGCTCAGTGTCTGTATGAATCATCAGGGCTTGAGCGCCAGCCGGAGACCTATATTTGCCTCTTGCTCATCATAAAGTTTATGCTGTCATGTGCTGGGGACCAGTAGGTGTGATTACAAGTGTAAATTCGTCGCATTATAACTGGAACGGCTCCTCTCTTTCCTTTAAACAGTTCAGTTAATCTCTCATCTGTGGCAACAAAAGGACACAATTATCACAAAGGCTGCTCTGATATATCACATCTGGACATCTGCCACTCTTTCTGGAGTCACGGCAGGCTGTGTGAGGCTAGAGGAGGAAATCAAggagagtgaaaataaaacccAGCCAAGTCCCACCATATGTAAAAAGATGCTGTTCTCCCAAGAAGGATGAGGCATAGGATATGATCAAATATTTAACTGCACGATTTAAAATTGCATGCTCCTTcagggtatgtgtgtgtgtgagtattttTCTTCCACATGCAGCCAGGTCATATGACTGGCGATGGATTGTTACAGTTGATTGGAAAGAGATCTCGTTATGTGCAGTTTGAATCACAGCTCAGGACACAAGTGGAAAGAAGTCTCATAGGAAACATTTGGTCCATTAGGCCTGACAGATTATGTAACTTCTCCTGTTAGCTCCTCGGATTTCATCCAGTCTGCTTCATCGGAGCACAAAGTTGCACAAAAGACGTTGGATTGTAGATACAAGAGGATTTGAGATTttataaactttttttctgGCGTTTCAGTGACGACAGGTTGGAGGGTTAACACAACAGGGGCGATGCaatggaaaaggaagaaaaaaaatgcatttgagaAGATGACATTGATAATAAAGGCGAGTTTCTTACCATATTTTCTGTCGGCGAGTGCGCGTGAGGAGAAGAGGCTGACCGCCACTGCAGCGACGAGGACGGGACACCACAGCGGATCCATGTCGCTCCTGCTCCCGGATCACTGCTCCAGACACGGCATGTTCACGGGCGCTCCCCGCGCTCAGACCCCGCTACACGGGCATTCTGGAGGGGGGTcccggggaggagggggtgggcagggggggggttctgagggaggaggggagtggAAGACGCGAGGAGACCGGGGCAGGAAAAACCGGACGGGAAAACACGCACAACACAGGCGTTGTttcagcaccgcggacagcagcagccagcctCGCCGAGAGGAGCCCCTCCTCACCGCCTGACGTCAAACAAACACGCGCTGGAGGGGGACGGCGGCGCGTGCGGCAGGGAGGGGCCGTGAACGCACCACGACGACATGGAAAACCAGGCTGGATCCACAGTGATCGATCCAGGCTTCTGACGGGACGCAAACCGTCTTTCGTTCGTTCATCACTGGTGCCTTTTAATCGGTCAGACGTGCCTGAAATTTTCACCAAAGCGGGCAAATGgaataaaatgtaaaacttttgaACTTGCTGTGATGAGAATAAACACCCACATTTGGAGAAATAAAAGCTGAAGAATGTGAAAGTTCAAGTTTTATCATTCCTACGGCATTTCTGAGACTTTTAGCTCTGCCCTCCCAGCCTCTCTTTAAAACATATCTTGAAAAATTATCACAGAATATCCAAGTGTTTGACAATTGAATCTACAACTTTAGCTTCAAGAACAAAAAGAATGACTGTGAATTAATTTTATTATACTTAACAGTATATAAAAACAGGTCAAAAGTGTCATATTGGCCATTCAGCCTTCACAGGAGAAAGGCTGACAGTGTCCACACAGGATCACACTGTTTTTCTGAGTAGCAGAGAGAACACAGATCGAGAACTGAATCACAAAAAGATGCAATACCACTGAGGAGAGATTAGTGATGTACAAATCATTTCAACTTCCTTAACCAACACAGAGTCACTGGACGTAATCTCAGCTGACTGAGTGAAGGCAGGATCCGCCCTGGGAAAAAAGCCACATGGACACAAGTATTAAAATACAAGTTTGTGGCTTTATGCTATCTGACAGGAATTGTGAAAAGAGTAAACATAATGAACTCCTTTGTTGGACGACAACAAGCCTCTTCTTCATAATTATTTTGTCGTTAGTGTAATTTCCTACATCTCTTCTCCACTGTTGCTTAATGATTGAAGTTAAAGCACAGGGAAAAATCAATTTCGAGTATCgacaataaagttttcagggtatctaaaaacacaactgaagacTCCTGgtactattttttttatacactACTGTTCATGTGAACATGTGATAAATGTACCACTTCAAAATTTGAATGTCCGATAATGGGAGAGATTTAATAAGTTTCAGTTGACAAAATTCTGTTTAAATTAACaccagcaaaaaacaaaattgagTCTTTCACTACAATTGCAGTatatcagttaaaaaaaataactaagaTGCTGACTCTCTAGGCTGATTTCAATCCACATGATGGATACTGCACTCGAAAacaaaaatgcagcattttttccCAAAATGGAAATACAGAATCCATTTTCATAGACACTTAATTTCTAAAACATGATTTTCAGGGTCCTTTAATAAAAAGCTTCAATAAAATGAAGCTGCCTGACACCGACGTGAACGCAGTCagaaacacttaaaaacacCATGTCAACTCTGACAAAAGCAGCCGTTCCTCTTCCAGCGTGACGAGACGTGAGAGGAGGATTTATTACTCTGCAAAGTGCTGTACAGGCGAGAAAACATGAGGAGTAAATAAACATCACACTGAGGATGATTGATATTGTGTTATATTTATTCTGATTAGGCAGAAACCAAAAGCTGACAAACCCACACatataaaaacacagtgaaaaagagacaaaaatatgcatttaatatgaaaacattaaagaaaagcaTAAATGAGAAGagtggagagctttaaaaaaaaaaaaaaaagcctcttcatccaagaaaacatttctgccGTCTGGGAGAATCGATCAATATTTGTTAACAATATCAGTGTAAAAAGCCTGAGAGACGCGACTTGAATAATGTGAGCCATTaggaataaataaacagaagtgGACTCAATCTGGAGAATAAATGATCCACTCTCTGCTTTAGGTTTGAATCCAACCCGACATACGAGAGCTGAAATCGTTACTCTCATGCTGAGTGCTGAGAGTAAACCAAATATTCTCCGCAGCTAAATGAAATACAAATCAGAGACAACACCGTATCAGTAAATACATCAGTGGACacgttttctttaaaaagtgaaTATTACAAATGAAGAATCTGGTTCAGAGTCGTCACCGAAGATTCATAAATGACCCTGTGGTGAAAACAAATCGACCGATCAGAAACCCTTCGGAGATGTATTTTCTGTCCAGACTTCAACGTGCGATTGATCTGAACTCACCTCTGGATCTCTGAGCCGTCCGCCGACGTGACGGCGTGTCTGTGAATCTGCTGCTGGATCAGCACGGCCGCGCTCTTCAGGCCAGACTTCGACTGAACCGCTGACGAATGATCAACAGGAAGCGTTTccatcagcaggaggaaaatgaTTCACTCTCAAGTTTAACATGTTCTCAGTCTGCagcctttatgaccaaaagagacGTTTTCGTCTTTCCACATAGAAAATATAGGTACATTTTTAGATGAATCTAAAGGTTAAAGTGTCATCTTGAGGGAAACTCACAGCGTTCGACCACCGCTAAAACGTTGAGGACGGCGGCCAGCTCGGTCAGACCGCTGATGGCTTCAGACTCCAAAGACGAGCAGACTTCGGCCAGAAACGACCTGAAAGAAGCAGATTACTGAAACTCTGCGCCTCATTAAACCGCAGCAGGAGGGACGGGAGGCGTGGCACCTGGTGATGGAGGCTGATTTCAGGatgacagacagcaggatgCTGGACAGCGGCGGCATGTCCTCCGCCGACTCCGGAGCGCTCACCTCCTCGCGGTGGGTCGCCTTGGAGAGAACAACAGCTGATAAGTCATCGGTAAATCTGTTTTGATTGCTGTAATGTCTCGTGAACTGACTTTCTGCAGCAGATTCTTGTTTTCCACGATGATGACGGCGAAGACGGTGGAGAAGACCCCGGTGAGCGGCGCCCGGTCCCACGTCTGAGCCACCTGGAGGAAGTCTGTCAGACCGGAAACGGCCGACAGACACAGCTGGGGCGCAGCAGAAAAGAAAGCCGTTACGGTACAAACTGGAAGGATAACACGCTCAATCAAACCCTGTTTAATGTGGAGATAGATGTATAACTTTCTGAATCTGCCGTTatgagaagaaacaaaaaccacaTTTGTGCTCCAAAGTAAACTCtaaataaaagccaaagaaCGTCAAAACCCTGAAGTTCGGTTCTCAGAGATTtcaggtgttttgttttggtctcTACTGCTTCTCAAGGACTTTCATCTTTAATTCAAAAGCCATTCAAAAGCACTGTTTTTTATGGCTTTTATTCTTTGATGAGCAAAAACTTAAGTGAGAACTGAATAATTTAGTTTAGACTCTTCTTGGGCTGCACGTGTGATATTGCCGTTAAATGTTGGGATGATGATACGTATtaagataaacacaaacacttaaGCAGGCGGTGGTTaatgtctttgtgtttgaagactttcaaaataagagctttTGTGCTTCTAACTTCTGCTCAGCAGCCCCCAGATGTGAATTATCAGAATCATTAACTGAATGTTTTAATCAGTTAAATgtgcaattgttttttttttttttaaacaatgtaaaTCACAATTACAATTCTGTCACACTAACTTTGCAGATCATGAAATCAAAGTGCAGAGAAACAATTTATTGCAGACGTGTCTGTAAGAATCATTCAGCAAAAGCTGGAGATTACAGACGTCATGTAcctgttttccttcctctggtTCCTTCTTGAGGCGGCGAGCCAACAGCTCAATGATCTTCTGGAAGACGTTCGCCACCACGGCCAGAATAGCCATGGCTGGATCCTCCTGATCCTGGCTGCTCTCCTCCGGCACGCAGCTGTTCGCCACCGCCTTCAGGATTTGCAGCACAGCGGGGACACACAGGTAACCTGCCTCTGAGAGCGCAGAGGGGAAACGGCTCTCGTGAGGAATTTCGTTTTTTTGGGGTTAAAGCGGCATGAAATTAAGCCTGCTTCAAACGGACATCTGAAGCTCTCACCTGAGAGGAGGGCGAGCGAGCACAGGTGGAGGATGTGACCCTTGAACGAGTCGTCGCCCAGACCCACGAGCACGATGTCTCGGCACACCGTCAGAAAGCTCTGGTCACAGTagcaaaaaatatgtatatataaataaataaacagagaaaacagagagagcagcctgtTTTCCGGCCTGCAGACGCTCCTCAAACACATGCAGGGTGACTCTCAATATCTGATGCGGCGACAGACTGAGAATAATGGCCCAAATGAGAAGCAAACCCATTTCAGCACGGCGGTGTGAGCATCGGGAGGCGCGTACAGACAGAGTGTGACTGTGGACTGGAGCAGAACAATCTATGAGGGGTCTAAATATACCAGGCAGAACTGAACGCCCTGGAAAGCAGGAGGCAAAAAAGGCTCCGCCGAAGCTAATGTCCTGAATAACAACGGggctgtgttttcatctgcGGCCGCCGCGCGGGGAAGGGGGAAACGACTCAGATAAAAATCCAAAGTGGCAATTTATGAACAAGAAGAGATGATTTAATTTGCCGGCGGAGAAACCGTGTTGCTCGGATTGACTTGACGATTCACGCAAATGATCTTTCTGGCTGAGGTATTTTTAGGAGCCGCAAATGACACGAGCATCCGTCCGTGACGTTCCTCATGAAGGAGGACCTCAGACCTGACCTCCCCGCAGCTGCACAATTAAATTTATGACAACACGGACCGCACGCTGTGCTGAGTCACTGAGGGCTGATGGGTATTTCTTTAAGACCACAAGTTGCTCTGATTTATGAAAACACACTCTAATGAACAGCTGCGTGAGATTCTCTTACGAAAATGGTGCCCGAATCACACATTGAGGCTTCAATAGGAAATAATGTCTCATCTCTCCTTAATGGAGCTGGAAAACATTTCCACTGTTTGCCTAAATTACATCCCCGTGTAGCAGCTTTTTAAGTTTCTCTTGTAAGAAGAAGTCAAGGTTAAAAAACTCATTTCCTGGAGCTTGCTTTTCAAACCTGTGTTTACAGAAGTGACGGCCGGGTTCACCTCGGTTATCTGTGcggccagcggcggcggcggcggcgtctccgGGCTCTGGCTGTCATCGCCGCTGCGTTTAACCAGAAAGGGCAGCACCCTGTCAGACACCCAGGCCGCCGCGTGCTCCAGGGAGAGCAGGTAGTCTCGGCCCTCCGACGACTGCAGAGAGCAGATAAAAGATTCCATTTTTCTCGTCCGGGTCGACGTCTTTGTGTGAGTTTAAATGAGGTGGGAAAAGACTGCGGGCCCAGAGAGCGGCTGGCTCACATGCAGCAGTCACAGAGGAGGGAAATACAAGATTATCGGCTCTCTTTCAAATCACAGTTACTTTCATCGCCGGTTGATAAAACAATAAAGACAATCCGAAAATGCCCACCAGCCATCAAacggaaggtttttttttgttttgtcagtgtCAGGAGACACCTTCTGCTGTAACATAAACCTGCAAAATACTAGATAGAAATGTGtgagaaacacaacagaagcgACTCAACTTGACTTACACTAAATTGCAGATGTGCACCGAGTCGGCCAAAGAACTCAAAGGCCCTCAGAGCCGTTCGCACGCCAGGAGTTTTAGGACCTGCAGTGGAGCTGAGGTGAGCGTGCAGCACCGACTGTTGAtgtaaaaacagagagaaatgaaCTTTCCTGGTTTAAGGAAGGTAAATGTACTCCTATTGAAATACAGAGATAAGTATGGCTGAAATTTGATTTAAAGCAGTTGGCCGATGCTCAGTTACCTTCCAGTTTCCCAGAACCGTATGCAGCTGCTTGAGCGGAGTCCTGCTGAGAGCCAGGAGCTTCTCCCGAGTCACAGTGTGGCTGAACAGGTACTCCAGATACACGAGAGCCAGGTCCGGTTTGGCCTCCACCGTCTCCTGGATGCGCACCTTTCGACCAGCCGCCTTCTcctgaaggagggaggagggaggaagctATTCACTGAGTGATTTCTCAACACAGCACATCCAAACCGAAGCTGGATGCAGTTCTGCCGACTGACCCCTTGACTGTTCAGGGGCTGGCTGAGCCAGTCCGTGATGAGTTCAAGGACGTCTGCCACCTGGCCCCAGCTGCAGAGGCAGTCCAGCAGCTGGCCGTACTGGGTGGGGACGGCCCCGGAGTCCATCCTCCGCAGTCTGGACAGGACTCCACAGCTGAGAAGGCGCAGATGACGCAAAGAGGGGGGTTAGATGGACCGAgtcgtcaggaggaggaagtgggacGAGGAGACGAACTGCTGCTCACCTGAAGGTTGGAATGGCAGCAGGAGGCATGAATGAGGCCAGATGTACGAGGGGCACAGTGGCTCGCTCATCCTGGAAGACACCACAAgagaaatgacacacacacccttttctttttaatgaagaaaCTTAGAAAACACTAAACATGATTTACCTCAAAGCTCTGAAAATATCGAGCCATGACATTTCCAAACTTTGCGAACATGTATTTCTGGGCCTCTTCGTTCTGTTGAACGGCCTTCTGGACACTCTTCCACAGGATGACCAAGATCTCCAGCAAACTGGCGACCACGGACTTATCTTTCACCAGCTTGGCGGGCTCAGTCTGTCGAGAGTGAAACACACCAACTGAACACATCCGTCTGCAATGTGTCACTCCTTTGAGGTGAAGCCCGGATTCACACGCACTAAATCACTGTGGTACTCAGGTTATAATCTAAATCTTTACAGATTTGCTTCAATCAAAACAGGTGCTGACAATTATTTTAAGcaaataaaggacaaaaatatCAAATGCATGCAGGGTTGTTATCAAAATCTAATTAAATTCACtgagtagttaaaaaaaatatgagcaTCTCTCAGCAGAGGTGCTCTTGGACTCCTGGTAGTAGACGTTTATTTCTGAGTCCCAAACCATCAAAGTGTTTTCCAATGTGTGGTCCAGGGACCCTTTCAGGGTTTCCACAGATCACAGGTGGGGCACCGAGGTGCAGTCCGGATTAAAAATGCACAGAACAGACTTTGTAGAAACACTGATCACGACTCCCGCTCACCAGGCTGTTCTCCTTGTTGCTGTCATGCAGCGCTGTCACGTCGCAGTCCATCTGGATGAAGCTGTTCAGAATGCGGCGAATCGCCAACATCAGCTTTACTGTAGGAGACACGGCGAGTTGGAGAAGCTCAGACACTTCACACACGCGACACGCGGAAACGATTTCAGCTCTGCTCCACCGAGTGCTTACTGATGTTGGTGGGCGCCGTGTGCTGGTGGGCGTACTGGTAGAACTTCCTGGCAGCCATGGGGTTCATCTGGATGAGGGTGATGCACCGGCTGCACCACTCCTTCTCCGACTCGTTGACGGGGAAGAAGGACTTGAAGAGGAGGTTGACGACGCGCTTGGAGACGGAGGGCGAGTCGCTGGCCAGGCGGGCCAGCAGATGCTCCATGCTGCACACGTCCCAAAACTTGGAAACGGGGGGGGGACACAGATATCAGCGTGGTTTGTCTGCACTCAGCATGAGAGCATCTCAAAGTGGAGCTTGTCGCTGCGCAAGCTGGTAAAAATACATCTGGGTTTGTATCAAacactaataaaataaaaaaaaaaaatatgacagatGGTGAAATCTGTTTCTTCTACTAActttctttagttttttctgACACAAATAGCACAGCaggtctttaaaatgtttttcaaactgCATTAACGTCAACGTGACAGAGTGATTATGAAGGGAAAAACCTGAACTGAAATCTACCTTGGCAGCACGAACCGCTTTCACCTTGAGGAGCATGTCAAGGAAAGCGGTGCGGACTTTCTCCGAGTTGTCATGGAGGCTGTATTTGAGAGTGGGCAggagcttctccagcagcgGATGGCTGAGCGAATTATCCAGGACCATAGGCAGACACTGGAGGAAAGAGTGAAAACCACAAGTCACTGAATCAAGACATGCTCAGCCTGGAAGTCATCTGAAGGCCGCCAAGTTATGCAGCTTGATTAGAGGAAACCGAGACACAAAATCCACCTTGAACACTGAGCAGCGGACGTCGGGAGAGCTGGAGTCTGCcgccagctccagcagcttcttcagGAAGTCTGTGACGATCGCAGGAGGAAGGAGCTCCCAGCACTTACAGAGGATCTTACAGACTCCCAGCGAGGCGTTGGAGCGCACGGCGGGGTGGGGGTCATCCAGGAGCCCCTGAGGCGGAGAGACAAGTttaaatagtgtgtgtgtgataattaTTGAATGTATCCACGAAAATATGCAAGATTAACAAAGAAGATAGTTTCCATCTTCAGTCCTTAGGCAGATATccaaagaacaaaaagaaacattgcAATATAGCACCCAAGGAATTACtgaacattttaaagcagaggAGGCACCACAGCGAGTGGAGCCTCAGATGTTAAAGTGAATCACATAATGTGCATTAATGAGATTATACAATGCAAACATGTGGCGTTATTGCGTCGTGTTTCACAGTATTTTGTTTACTTAACTGCACTTATCATCTGGCACATCCAGATGTGTGTAAGTGCTAataattttgcacatttagaACAATAAAATGTAACTCCAATGATCAACATGCATATTCACACAAAAATATGCAGAATAGTATTAGACAGCGAGACTGAGTCATACAGGAGAATGTTAAATAAGCCAGTAAAAGGTGGTGAATATGGCATAGAAGAAAACTGCTAAACATAAAACCCAACAGAACCAACAGATGTGAATATGTGAGATTAAAATAATCTATAAATTAAGGAATGAgacatgtgaaaataaaaactatgtTCTTCTAAATTAGAGAGAGGTCCATAAAAACCAGACTTTATCAGACTCTGGAAGAACTATCAGGCTAAAAGCAGCATAGCAAATATTCTCATTTCAAAATCCATGTGCACGAGCATGTGTGCACATTAATTTATATATAAACCAGCTTTATATTTAGATTTCTATAAAATCATCAACTCATTAAATTTGTGACTCCATGAAAATGAGCTGCAGTTTAAATGAGTAGTAAAATATATCTGAAATCATATCATGAGCTTCTtcacaaaagaaaagcattaGTCTAAGTTCCTCACCATTGCCGTGTCCAGCTGGATCTGAATGTTTGCTTCCATTTCCTCGTTGCTTTGCTCCGGGTTGTGAATCGGAAAGGCGTCCGTGAAAAGCAAAGTGGCATTTGCACGCACCTCAAAGTTAGGAGCctggagaaaataaacaaaggCCAAAGAGAAAGATATCAAATGGGATTCAAATTCTAAAATACTGCTGAGAAAGTAAGaactgtctttgtgtgtgtgcatacactGAGAGCTTTCCAGAGAATGGGCCTGTACAGAGTGAAGAGCATCTTGTCCACACTGTGACAGCCTTTCCTTGCATGGTAATAACTCACAATCTGCAAacaaaagggggggaaaaaaaggtaataaaaagtgaaacatgGATATTGAGATTAAAAAGGAACAAATGTATCAAGTCGCTGGTTCTCCAGATTATAGTCTACCTGTCGAACTTTGCTGTGGACAGGAGACGATCTGTGAAGGAAGATGGCACACTGCATGAAGTCCTGAATGCATGAGCTCTCAATCTTGTCCAGGAACTCTCCACAGGCCTTTTTCCATGCTCTGTAGTAGATCTCTGTTATGTGAGCATTCATGGTCCTGAAGAAGACAGTTCAGAAGtaaaaatcatgtaaaaataaCTAAATCCTGGTGTCTGTGAGGGGGAAGCGGGCTCCTCACTTGTTGTAAAAGCGCAGCTGGTTTTTGATGGTGCCATGAATAACCCAGATGAAGTCGATGTGCCAGCTGAAAAGAAACACCAGGAATCTCTTTCCCTGCGACAGCGAAGACATCATCAGCGAAGACATTGTCAGGCTGACAGCTCAAGGACAAAACTAAAGGAATGAAAACGCTACACATCGCTTCACTCACGTCATCATTTTTG encodes the following:
- the ncapg2 gene encoding condensin-2 complex subunit G2 isoform X1; the encoded protein is MSKREAFLEAACKENVEDFLRYIQLHNDKTDPFDVEEVVQEMPRGQKSDLWGRLMSLLQDVLQELPPDRWQQNQEEAMEDESAAHPKHVMAVVDGVTLVATVSLGVLQEGDTYSELLKITHRLHGILVSLLAIDTPLLQHIHTLCEAWWKKGLQKKEEFGRTALILSLQKSFALKKPGTEIQRVWSLHDVLVSVDYKSEDNKQIVDLLIRCFQCPNYIKNDDGKRFLVFLFSWHIDFIWVIHGTIKNQLRFYNKTMNAHITEIYYRAWKKACGEFLDKIESSCIQDFMQCAIFLHRSSPVHSKVRQIVSYYHARKGCHSVDKMLFTLYRPILWKALSAPNFEVRANATLLFTDAFPIHNPEQSNEEMEANIQIQLDTAMGLLDDPHPAVRSNASLGVCKILCKCWELLPPAIVTDFLKKLLELAADSSSPDVRCSVFKCLPMVLDNSLSHPLLEKLLPTLKYSLHDNSEKVRTAFLDMLLKVKAVRAAKFWDVCSMEHLLARLASDSPSVSKRVVNLLFKSFFPVNESEKEWCSRCITLIQMNPMAARKFYQYAHQHTAPTNIIKLMLAIRRILNSFIQMDCDVTALHDSNKENSLTEPAKLVKDKSVVASLLEILVILWKSVQKAVQQNEEAQKYMFAKFGNVMARYFQSFEDERATVPLVHLASFMPPAAIPTFSCGVLSRLRRMDSGAVPTQYGQLLDCLCSWGQVADVLELITDWLSQPLNSQGEKAAGRKVRIQETVEAKPDLALVYLEYLFSHTVTREKLLALSRTPLKQLHTVLGNWKSVLHAHLSSTAGPKTPGVRTALRAFEFFGRLGAHLQFSSSEGRDYLLSLEHAAAWVSDRVLPFLVKRSGDDSQSPETPPPPPLAAQITESFLTVCRDIVLVGLGDDSFKGHILHLCSLALLSEAGYLCVPAVLQILKAVANSCVPEESSQDQEDPAMAILAVVANVFQKIIELLARRLKKEPEEGKQLCLSAVSGLTDFLQVAQTWDRAPLTGVFSTVFAVIIVENKNLLQKATHREEVSAPESAEDMPPLSSILLSVILKSASITRSFLAEVCSSLESEAISGLTELAAVLNVLAVVERSVQSKSGLKSAAVLIQQQIHRHAVTSADGSEIQRVIYESSVTTLNQILHL
- the ncapg2 gene encoding condensin-2 complex subunit G2 isoform X2 — protein: MSKREAFLEAACKENVEDFLRYIQLHNDKTDPFDVEEVVQEMPRGQKSDLWGRLMSLLQDVLQELPPDRWQQNQEEAMEDESAAHPKHVMAVVDGVTLVATVSLGVLQEGDTYSELLKITHRLHGILVSLLAIDTPLLQHIHTLCEAWWKKGLQKKEEFGRTALILSLQKSFALKKPGTEIQRVWSLHDVLGKRFLVFLFSWHIDFIWVIHGTIKNQLRFYNKTMNAHITEIYYRAWKKACGEFLDKIESSCIQDFMQCAIFLHRSSPVHSKVRQIVSYYHARKGCHSVDKMLFTLYRPILWKALSAPNFEVRANATLLFTDAFPIHNPEQSNEEMEANIQIQLDTAMGLLDDPHPAVRSNASLGVCKILCKCWELLPPAIVTDFLKKLLELAADSSSPDVRCSVFKCLPMVLDNSLSHPLLEKLLPTLKYSLHDNSEKVRTAFLDMLLKVKAVRAAKFWDVCSMEHLLARLASDSPSVSKRVVNLLFKSFFPVNESEKEWCSRCITLIQMNPMAARKFYQYAHQHTAPTNIIKLMLAIRRILNSFIQMDCDVTALHDSNKENSLTEPAKLVKDKSVVASLLEILVILWKSVQKAVQQNEEAQKYMFAKFGNVMARYFQSFEDERATVPLVHLASFMPPAAIPTFSCGVLSRLRRMDSGAVPTQYGQLLDCLCSWGQVADVLELITDWLSQPLNSQGEKAAGRKVRIQETVEAKPDLALVYLEYLFSHTVTREKLLALSRTPLKQLHTVLGNWKSVLHAHLSSTAGPKTPGVRTALRAFEFFGRLGAHLQFSSSEGRDYLLSLEHAAAWVSDRVLPFLVKRSGDDSQSPETPPPPPLAAQITESFLTVCRDIVLVGLGDDSFKGHILHLCSLALLSEAGYLCVPAVLQILKAVANSCVPEESSQDQEDPAMAILAVVANVFQKIIELLARRLKKEPEEGKQLCLSAVSGLTDFLQVAQTWDRAPLTGVFSTVFAVIIVENKNLLQKATHREEVSAPESAEDMPPLSSILLSVILKSASITRSFLAEVCSSLESEAISGLTELAAVLNVLAVVERSVQSKSGLKSAAVLIQQQIHRHAVTSADGSEIQRVIYESSVTTLNQILHL